The region GAGAAATAACTCCAAGGGAGATAAAGGAAGCTCACCAATCATAATAAATTGAGAGTCTGGAGTAAATGAAGCCTCCAGTGTGACAGCTTTGCTGTTGGCATAACCCTAAAACAAAACAGAGTGGTTCTCTTGTTGTTACAGGgccattaataaaaacaaaaataatttcctggAAACACAACCCAGCACATGCAtgatctttcctttcctttccatgaaactctttcctttttcttttttgaaacagagtctcaactttgttgctcgggctagagtgctgtggcatcagcctagctcacagcaacctcaactcctgggctcaagcgatcctcctgccttaggatcccaagtagctgggactacaggcatgtgccaccatggccagctaatttttagctggccaattaatttctttctattttttttttagtagagacagggtcttgctcttgctcaggctggtttcgaactcctgaccttgagcaatcctcccacctcggcctcccaaagtgctaggattacaggtgtgagccaccgtgcccggctgaaaCTCTTCCCTTGTTATGTACTATGCCACCAAGGTTTCAAATGTGGCTGCCACCCTTTATAATCCACCTCTACCCCCAACTCCATATTCAAGGGGACAAGGAAACTGTTTATAGTTAGGAATTATTTTATAACTAAACATCAAACTTATGTCACTTGGTGAAAAGTGAATGTCTACAGAATCCAAATAAGTTCATGAACAGGAAGAAAATTCAAGCTCATGCCTTGATCAGTGAGTCAAAGATAACTGCTGGCCTGTACTAACCAGCTAACACAATTCTCAGCCCAGAAAGTACGCACGTGGAAACAGCCATGCTTAAAGGCTCTTGGCTTACCCCAAATGTATGCATCACCACTCCCTTGAATGCATCGATAAGACGAATGAAGCTGCCATTGGTAGAGATGAGGATGAGCTTGCCATCATTGCTGAACTTAAGTCCTGTCCATTCACAAGTCCGATCATACTGCATTTTAAAAGTTGCAAATGGCCCCTGCAAATGATAAAAAATAGCAGCCCCAGGTCCAAGGCACATTAATATTTCCATCTCTTAGAGCCAACTCACATTCTATCCCTTTAGATTCCTTTCTGACTAGGGAAAGCAGAGGATGAACAACTGCTCTGCCATTCTCTAATATCTACCACACATTTACTTATCATAGAAAACTCTCTTAAAATGTCTACCTCACCCTTAAAACTTCCATATTAactgggggggagggcatttatcgAAACCTTAAAAACTATATCCCCATaaatgccgaaataaaaaataaattaaaaaaaaagaaaaaacttccaTATTAAGATAGCTCAAAGATTCAAAGATTTACCTTATCAAAAGAACGAAGGTCATAAAGTTTGACCATTTCAGAGTTGACACCTGCAGCAAAAATTAACCCTTCTGGATCAAAAGAACAAACCGGCTTGCCTTGTAGATGCATGAGgccctaaaagaaaagaaataagacaaagagTTAATGAATCCAGGACCCTACcactatataatttacttttcccAAAGAAAACTAAGGCATATAAGCAAATACCAGCCTACCTgcagaacagaaaacaaacaaacataaaaataaacaaaatgacgCTTTAAAAGGTCCCTAGACAAGAGATTTCTGATTAACCTTAACTGTACAATATTATAGACAGAGTTCAAGTAAAAACAAATTCCTTGATGATAAAACTCACCCTTAAAACTTCCATATtaactggggggagggggagatggtaTGCCTACCATAGAAAAAGCTCAAAAATACAACTTTAAAGTACCATTACCTGGCAGTTAGGAGACCGGAGATCCCAGAGTCGAATGGTCTTATCAAGAGACCCAGAAATGAAAGTGTCATCCACAGGTGACATGGACAAGGCCACCACCCTGCAATGCATCAAGATAAACAGGAGTTGAAGCAAAACATTAGCAAAAACTGGATGTGAACTCTAAGCAACTCTATCTACATATACCTGTTCTCCCAAAACTGCCATTTTAAGAAACACACTAAAACACACATACACGAGCATACCTGGAATAACCAAAGACAACTAGTATAATGAATAAAGCAACTTAAAATTACAGCATAAAAAATGTATGACtccaatgcaaataaaaaaaacaaaacaatgaaatactacttcaaCACCCACTAGCCAcagctattaataaaaaagagagatgataacaagtgttggtgaggatgtggaaaaattggaacccttctacattgctggtggaaatgaaaaaaatggtaCAGTTGCTCTGGAAAAGTTTTTCCAAAAAGATAGttaccatataatccagaaattccactcctacatatatacccaagagaactaaaatatatatccacataaaaatgtatacatgtgttcatagcagcattattcataatagccaaaaagtacaATTGAAATATCCATTAActaatgaattaacaaaatgtggtatatccatacaatgaaatattatttggcaataaaagggATTAAGTATGATTCATATGACAACATGGATGTACCTTGGAAACAccatgctaagtaaaagaagccagacataaaagccatttatacaaaatgtctaCAATAGGGAACTCTATATACAGAGAAAGTGGATTAGTGATTGCCAAGGGCTAAGGGAATGACTGTTAATGGGCACAAGGTTTCTCTTTgtagtgatgaaaatgttctgaaattagacagtggtgatggttgcccaactctgtgaatatagtaaaaaccactgagttgtatattttaaaagggatGATTTATGGTATGTGAACTACATatcaatttgaaaaaagaaagtacaatTGCTTAACAAGACCTTTGTGGACTATACCAATGTTCTGAAACCTGAGTGGTATCAGCATCACTTGGAGGGTGGGTTAAAACAGATTGCTGGCATCTGCTCCCAGAGCTTTTAATCTAGCAGGTCTGGGCTGAGGTCTGTGAATCTGAGTTTCTAACAAGTTACCAGGTGATGGTGAGGCTGTTGGTGGGCACCAAACTTATAAGTCAACTCACATTTGTACTAGCTCctcaacttaaaaatttttaaaaagtgagcagaAAGCTTGTGTACATGTAATTTCATGCCATGGCATTCAGCTCAAGAGCTCAGAGAAGGTCTATCCCGGTATAAGGCTCTATGCTGAGAAGTACAGGGAACACAAGGAGAAGCAAGATCCTGACCCTAAGGAAACTTAACTGTCTGGTTCACACAACTCCAAAAGAGGGCCAAGAAAGGCTTTCTGAAAGAAGCAACATTTGTGGTGGACAAGGTTTCAAAGTGAGACACCTTTCATGAGGTCCATGTTTAGGAAATAGCCCTGAGTTCACTTAACTGGAGTGGTGAGAaaaaatgctgggaaaattgggtcaGAGCCAGAAGGGGTACAGAACCTGATTCCAATGGGAAAGAGCAGGCAGATGTGGAGAACCACTAAGGGAGGTAGTGAAGCAGTTAGAACTGTAACATTGGATGCTGAAGCAGGATGCTGAGAGATGGGGTGATTAATTAGGATTTGATAATAATTCACTTGATAGGGCATAAACTAGGAAAGAAGCAAAGGAGAGAGTACAGAAGAAAGTGACACACAAGGTTAAACCTAGGTAGAATCAATAGGGTTTAACAACTCACCAGATATGATGGCAGGGGAAAGGAAGTGAATTTACAACAGGCACTTTTGAGTTGGGAGACTTAGAAGTTGAAAGGGatagagacaaagaaaaatgaggatgACAGAAAGGAGCTAGCCCAAGGAATGTAACGATCACAGAAAGAGTATCAGATCTGTACAGTAGTGGCACAGAAGAGACATCTATATAGATGTGTATAAAACTTGTATGTGggccagtgctaggattacgcctgtaatcctagcactctgggaggccgaggtgggcagattgctccaggtcaggagttcgaaaccagcctgagcaagagtgagaccccatctctactataaatagaaagaaattaattggccaactaatatatatagaaaaaattagctgggcatggtggcacatgcctgtagtctcagctactcgggaggctgaggcaggaggattgcttgagcccaggagtttgaggttgctgtgagctaggctgacgccatggcactcactctagcctgggcaacaaagtgagactctgtctcaaaaaaacaaaacaaaacaaaaaaaaaacttgtatgtGAAAGCCGAGTCTAGAATTCATGACAGACATGGGCTGAAAATACTGACTTGGGAAGCCATATGAGTAAAGATGAATGAAATTAGTGATGGATATagttgagaaaataataaaggggGGGTGGAGTTACAGtagaatttttgtttattctagTGTCAAAACAGAGAGGCTGTGAATAgcagaaacagaaccaaaaggaGAAAAGTCAACTGCCCTGGAAAAAATTCTACTAAGAGTTTGAGCACCAAGTAAAGTCCAAAGCAATGAATTGGAACCAGAGGCagcagggaaagggaaggaaaaggcttGGATAAAGCCCTATAGATGATTCTGATAGCAAAATTCTGGTAGCAAAAGTGATTTAAACAGTAAATACACGTGAGATAGAGATGCAAATGTCCAGATTATTCTTTTGATGGTGAAAAGGAGATGATacagtcaataaatattcaagacaAGAATAACCAAGtacatgaccagcctgagcaagtgtgagaccctgtctctactaaaacaatagaaagaaattggctggacaactaaaaatatatttaaaaaattagccgggcatggtggcacatgcctgtagtcccagctactctggaggctgaggcaggaggattgcttgagcccaggagtttgaggttgctgtgagctaggctgataacatggcactctagccaggcaacagagtgagaccttttctcaaaaaaaaaaaaaaaaaaagaatggccaaGTAAATTTGTAGGCAGCAAGAAAAAGGCCaaataaggaaatggaaacaTGCGCAAGGAGAAAGGCTAGTTTGTCAAAGAAAAGATACTGCTTCCTCAAGGAAAGGGTTCCAAGGAAGAGAACAGTTTAGATGGTAGGGATAGAGGTTCAAAAGAACTCAAAGATTTTGGATAGTCTTGATTTTCTCAAAAAAGGAAGGATAATGTTGTCTACAAAGAATCAGGACCTCAAGAGGTTGAATAACTGCATCAGCTCTTAATTACAAATAATACCTTTGTGAATATTAATTTGaatacaaacaagcaaaaacatcTATAAGACATCCTTTATCTGAAAGCACACAGTAACCAATAGCTGCCACCTCATATCTTTAGCAACACAGAAGTGTCCTGCCCAATCCGGAGTGCAACTTATCTCAGGCCATCTCCATACCACTCTTAACTATTCTGGATTACTGTAGTGAACATTTGAGAATGAAAGCAGGAGGAAATACCTCAAGTGATTAAAATATTACCCAAGGGAAAGGAAAATGTGTTTAACATTCAACCTGAAAAACCGGAGACAAAAAATTGGAGACAATGGAATGAGGATCAGAGAGAAGTAACCTGTATtacaatatagaaataaagaggTAAACTTCTTGACTGTAAAAACagcaaagaactttttttttcttttgcatccaAATTAAGAACTtcaaatagaacatttttatgtAGAGGCATGCTGAAATGGAGGCCATGTATATTGGAAGGCCTAATAAACACAATGGTCCTTTTATTAATGGACATCTGAGATTTGGTGTACCTAAATACCAAATGTAATTTTTaccattaaaaacattaaataggccaggtgcagtggctcacacctataatcctagcactctgggagaccgaggcaggcggaccgttcaaggtcaggagtttgaaaccagcctgagcaagagcaagaccgtctctactaaaaacagaaagaaattaattggccaactaaaaatgtatagaaaaaattagccgggcatggtggtgcatgcctgtagtcccagctacatgggaggctgaggcagtaggatcgcttgagcccaggagattgaggttgctgtgagctgggctgaagccatggcactctagcctgggcaaagagtgagactctgtctcagaaattaaaaaaaaaaaaaaaaaaaaaaccattaaataCATAGGCTTTCAATGACTATCtttaatcaacatttttttctaactatattttatttatttatttatttatttattcatttttgagacagagtcttgctttgttgcccaggctagagtgagtgccatggcatcagcctagctcacagcaacctcaaactcctgagctcaagcaatccttctgcctcagcctccccagtagctgagactacaggcatgcgccaccatgaccggctaattttttctatatatattagttggccaattaatttctttctatttatagcagagacgggatCTCGTTCTTCttagactggttttgaactcctgacctcgagtaatccacccacctcggcctcccagagtgctaggattacaggcgtgagccatctaaCTATATTTTAACTGAGATTTCAGTTTATCTCTGAAATACTATCTTTGCTTCTATAACTTCAGTAAATTAAGTGACTATTTAAGAAGAGTTAACAAGAAAAGATCAAGAGGAATGCCGAACAGCAGTGAGGAAGTAGCTTCAGTTCACTAATAAAACGTCTCCACTCTTCTATTCTCTGGGTAACCTCAgggataaaaaaattatctacttCTATAACACTTGGGTCTTACCTTTTGCTATGTCCAGGAAAGTATCTGATGTATTTGTTGTCATGCAAGGACAGGTAACGAATAGTATCTGTAAGAAGACAAATAAGCTATGATGATATTGTACTATTTAAAAGGAATTTACTTTGCCTCTTCATCTTGAAAAGACAAGGTCAAAGAACTCATTGTTTTTCATAACAAAAGTAAGGTGTGAATAAATAATGGTGAATAATTCCTCTCTGCAGATGAAGAGTTGGTATGTAGATTTCACATACCTCAAAAGTAGAGTTCTTAGGTTGACAGCATAGAAAACAATGTTTGAAATCACTGTTTCACTATCAATCTTTGGCTTCTTCATAATTAAAATGCAACTTGCCTTGCAAATGTACTctagccaaaaacaaaacaaaacaaaacaaacaaacaaaaaacaaaccaagccAACGGTTTTAGACATTGGTCTAGTGCCCACAGAATGGCAAgccttaaagaaaaatatctggctgctgaggaaacaggctcaaaGAGGTAAGCAGCCACATTAAGCTAAAGATCAAGCTGGACCCTCATAGCAAATCTGTCCAGGGTTCTCTCTAACAGTATGTTAACCCAATCCTGACCTATTTGAATGTTCAAGTGCATACACAATTTACCTtgaaagtaaacaaaatagaaagagaagatTTGGGTTAAAAAGAtcttaagacatttaaaaagtcaaactcgTATACCAACAAGTCATATCAGTGAGATTTTGACAATATTAAAGAAAGGAATAATTACAGAGATTTGTTCTTGAGGAAAATAAGACACTCTTAAAAACCAAATGATtgtatttgaaaaagtaaacaaacaggATGGGGGTACTAGTGAAATAAAGTGCCATAAAGAATTGAACTTCAAAATAGGAAACTACTATGCCCCTAAAAAGAATAGGAATAAGGAAAAATTATGTTGAGAAACAAGTAATAGGAAATGGTAtagaaatgcagaaagaaaagcacagaaagaaCATCCTAAAGGCAGACAGAACACAGGAATAAAGAGGCTGACAGCACCAAGTTTTTCCAGTGCTTCACAGAGGTGCTTTCTAATAAGAAGGTATTTAAtctgggagggggaaaggggcattCTTTGTATGTTCCATAACTGAATTCTACATGGTTTTCCTTGAAAACATCTTCAAATTTCTTGAATGACAACTACAAAGTATTCCTGGTTGTTCTGGCGCTAAGAATTACTCACCTGCCCTAAGAAGACAGACTTCCTCCCCATTACCTGGTTTCCCAGAGATGAGCAGGGCGACGCCATCCTCTCCACCCCACTCAGTAGCTGGCGCGCTGTTCCTGGCAAGGCAGTGGCCTGTACAGTTATCTCCTATACCGGGTGGTATCATAGACCCTCAAACTGTACAAACTACTACCTCAGCCTGGAATCAGGCAAAGGAAACGGAGCGCTGGAGGAACTCTTCAGGATGCACTCGAAACAGGAAAGGCAATATCCTCACAGCAGAACCCTGGCAGCAAAGCTGCAAGTGCCACACATTTGCCTCATCTTGCACCACATTTGGAGAATCCTCATTTAATCACTCAGAAAAACAGCCCAACAGAAGAAATATACCAGTCATTCAGATGATCACATAGACATGTTTCCTCAGGATCctaatgtttttatattcttgtcTAAAAGCATCAACTGCACTGCTTACTTAGAAAACCACTTCTGAAATAGAGGCACGAAAAGTAGAAATGATATTCTTAACTAAAAATTCAGTACAGGCAGAAAAGCTCataaaaaaagggggtggggggacttcTGCCTACCTGCTCTGAGATAAGCAAGGCCAAAATAGCAGTCTAagccaatatttgttgaatgacatTAGAAAAATCTTACTGCAAAAAGTGAAATGATTGGGCCGAGTGCGGTggaccatttgagctcaggagtttaagaccagcctgagcaagagcgagaccccgtctctactaaaaatagaaagaaattacttggacagctaaaaatatatagaaaaaattagctgggcacggtggcacatgcctgtagtcccagctacttgggaggctgaggcagaaggatcgcttgaacccaggagtttgaggttgctgtgagctagcctgacgccacagcCCTCTAGGcggggcaacaaaatgagactctgtctcaaaaaaagaaaacaacaaaaaaagtgaaatgatcaATAAGccgttaagttaaaaaaaaaaaattccagatcgAAAATAAGTGTTACTTAATAGTacaggaattaaaaaaagaaaaaagaaaagaaaaaaaccttatagATCAATTATCAATCTATCAACTTAGAAGGGCTTTAGAGGGGCTTACCCCAGGAGAATTGCAGGTAAAAACAAAAGCTGcttataggaagaaattaataagTTTAACTTCTAAAAAAATAACTCTACTCTTCAAAGGTATTAGTTGTATTTAAAAGGGATAAAATTCAGATCAAAAAGTGTCCCTGGAATCAAAGATGACTTAAGCTTAGTATACTTTATGACACAGACCATAAAAGGTTGGGCAAACATCAAAAACTCTTCTAACTTTCCTTAAACTATCATAGCTCAAGCATTTGTGAAAATTTTTCTCAAATCTATATATTTTGAACGCAAGGTCCTATTGCTTACCCCTTTGTGTCAAgtattctttccctttatttactCTAAAAGTATTCTTTTAAGTTTAAAGAAGTACAAACCATAATTAAAATTAGTTGCTTCCTTTTCCCATTCCCCATTCTAAACTGGAGACATTTTACACTCAGTTTCAAGTCCTTCCAAAGTGCTAAAGGCTTGCTTCCAGCATTCTTTCAGTTACAACAATATAATTAGCATTGCTAACatcataggaaaatatttaaactaaagTAACTATAACCAAATAGCAGTAGTCACAAAGATTCCGTGAACTATTTAACAAAGGAAATCATAACCATAACATCCTAAAAAGAAGGCTTGCTTACTTACCATCTATCTTGTTAGAGCTGTAAACAACTGTGTTTGCTGCATGAGTGTATCTGATGAGGTCCACGCCGTATTTCTTACTGTACAGGGTTCTCTTTGGTCTGATGAGGAAatggacagagaaaagaaaaccatcaAAATTCTCTATCACCAAAATCTGTGATTTCCATATAAGCAGAAGCACTTGAgaaggaaatgcaaagaaaaaaaaaatgaaaagaagcacCTGAATGATGTGGCAAAGGTAAGGATTCTTGGTAAGCTCTAACActggaaagaaacagaatttcttccaaaagggagaaaacGATAGCCAATCCAGTGCAACAGCCATCTAAAGACTTTCACCTCGGAACACCTAATGCCAAGGTTAGGTAGGAAGTAGAAGTAAGTCTGGGGACTCAATTTACTACAATGTTCAAAAGTAAGGAAAAAACAGTCATGTGCCGCATAATGACATTCCAATCAATGAGCgactgcatatatgatggtggtctcATAAGACTAAAATAGAGCTGCCCTAAACAGGTGTATAGGGCATTATGTatcttttatacagtatttttactgtataaaactttttctatgtttagatatacaaataccacggtgttacaattgcctacagtattcagtacagtcacatgctgtacaggtttgcagccattgtatcatatagcctaggtgtgtagtaggctatgccatctaagTTTGTATAAATACAGTCTATAATATTGGCAAAA is a window of Microcebus murinus isolate Inina chromosome 1, M.murinus_Inina_mat1.0, whole genome shotgun sequence DNA encoding:
- the WDR82 gene encoding WD repeat-containing protein 82 translates to MKLTDSVLRSFRVAKVFRENSDKINCFDFSPNGETVISSSDDDSIVLYDCQEGKPKRTLYSKKYGVDLIRYTHAANTVVYSSNKIDDTIRYLSLHDNKYIRYFPGHSKRVVALSMSPVDDTFISGSLDKTIRLWDLRSPNCQGLMHLQGKPVCSFDPEGLIFAAGVNSEMVKLYDLRSFDKGPFATFKMQYDRTCEWTGLKFSNDGKLILISTNGSFIRLIDAFKGVVMHTFGGYANSKAVTLEASFTPDSQFIMIGSEDGKIHVWNGESGIKVAVLDGKHTGPITCLQFNPKFMTFASACSNMAFWLPTIDD